Proteins encoded together in one Prunus dulcis chromosome 3, ALMONDv2, whole genome shotgun sequence window:
- the LOC117621516 gene encoding metal transporter Nramp6-like isoform X1 has product MAATSSNSERPQFIASTGNRSFSNAPLIENTDTDQIVVPDKTSWKNLFAYMGPGFLVSIAYIDPGNFETDLQSGAQYKYGLLWIILVASCAALIIQSLAANLGVVTGKHLAEHCRAEYPRVTNFILWVLAEISIVACDIPEVIGTAFALNMLFNIPIWIGVLLTGLSTLLLLALQQYGVRKLEFLIAFLVLTIAGCFFAELGYAKPDAAEVLNGLFVPQLKGSGATGLAISLLGAMVMPHNLFLHSALVLSRKIPRSVCGIKEACRFYMIESGFALMVAFLINVSVISVSGAVCNSADLNAEDQMNCTDLDLNKASFLLRNVLGSWSSKLFAVALLASGQSSTITGTYAGQYVMQGFLDLRLKPWLRNFLTRCLAIVPSLIVAVIGGSAGAGKLIIIASMILSFELPFALIPLLKFTSSKTKMGAYANSTAISAITWIIGSLLMAINVYYLISGFIKLLLHSHFKVLAVVFLGILGFSGMGLYLAGIAYLVFRKNKEATHLLALTTPESRQLANEQQGNASMYCLAREDIVSMQLPQRRSTEDFD; this is encoded by the exons ATGGCTGCAACGAGTTCGAATTCTGAGCGGCCACAGTTCATTGCAAGCACTGGAAACCGAAGCTTCTCAAATGCGCCGCTGATTGAGAACACAGATACAGATCAAATTGTTGTTCCTGAT AAGACAAGCTGGAAAAACCTATTTGCCTATATGGGTCCGGGGTTTCTTGTTTCAATTGCGTATATAGATCCTGGAAATT TTGAGACGGACTTGCAGTCAGGGGCACAATACAAGTATGGG CTACTTTGGATAATATTGGTTGCTTCATGTGCTGCTCTCATCATTCAGTCCCTTGCAGCCAATCTCGGGGTAGTCACAG GAAAGCATTTGGCAGAGCACTGTCGAGCTGAATATCCTAGAGTAACAAACTTCATCCTTTGGGTTCTTGCTGAGATTTCTATAGTTGCATGTGACATTCCTGAAG TGATTGGAACTGCCTTTGCATTGAACATGCTCTTCAACATACCCATATGGATTGGCGTTCTTCTGACAGGACTTAGTACATTGCTTCTTCTTGCATTACAACAGTATGGG GTTAGGAAACTTGAATTCTTGATTGCATTCCTTGTACTCACAATTGCTGGATGCTTCTTTGCTGAGCTTGGCTACGCAAAACCTGATGCCGCTGAAGTTTTGAACGGGCTTTTTGTTCCTCAACTCAAAGGAAGTGGCGCTACTGGTCTTGCAATTTCACTTCTTGGTGCTATGGTTATGCC GCACAATCTCTTCCTCCACTCTGCGTTGGTGCTCTCTAGGAAAATACCACGATCTGTCTGTGGCATCAAA GAAGCATGCAGATTTTATATGATAGAAAGTGGCTTTGCTCTCATGGTGGCCTTCCTAATAAATGTGTCCGTTATTTCTGTAAGTGGTGCAGTTTGCAATTCCGCAGATTTGAATGCAGAAGATCAGATGAACTGCACGGACTTGGATTTGAATAAAGCTTCCTTTTTACTAAGA AATGTTTTAGGTAGTTGGAGTTCCAAACTTTTTGCTGTAGCATTGCTGGCATCAGGTCAAAGTTCTACTATAACAGGAACATATGCAGGGCAATATGTTATGCAG GGCTTTCTAGATTTACGACTGAAACCATGGCTTCGGAACTTCTTAACAAGATGCTTGGCAATAGTCCCTAGTTTAATTGTTGCAGTTATTGGTGGCTCTGCTGGGGCTGGAAAGCTGATTATTATTGCATCA ATGATTCTATCGTTTGAGCTGCCTTTTGCTCTTATTCCGCTTCTCAAGTTCACCAGCAGCAAGACCAAGATGGGAGCATATGCCAACTCTACTGCG ATTTCTGCTATCACTTGGATCATTGGTTCTCTGCTCATGGCCATAAATGTATACTATTTGATTAGTGGATTTATCAAGTTGCTTCTTCATAGCCACTTCAAAGTTCTGGCCGTCGTCTTTCTTGGAATTTTAGGATTCTCAGGTATGGGATTGTATTTGGCTGGAATTGCATATCTGGTTTTCCGTAAAAATAAAGAGGCAACGCATCTTTTGGCTTTAACAACACCTGAAAGCAGACAACTGGCAAATGAGCAGCAGGGTAATGCATCGATGTACTGTCTGGCAAGAGAAGACATCGTGAGCATGCAGCTCCCTCAAAGGAGGTCTACCGAAGATTTCGACTGA
- the LOC117621516 gene encoding metal transporter Nramp1-like isoform X2 — MAATSSNSERPQFIASTGNRSFSNAPLIENTDTDQIVVPDKTSWKNLFAYMGPGFLVSIAYIDPGNFETDLQSGAQYKYGLLWIILVASCAALIIQSLAANLGVVTGKHLAEHCRAEYPRVTNFILWVLAEISIVACDIPEVIGTAFALNMLFNIPIWIGVLLTGLSTLLLLALQQYGVRKLEFLIAFLVLTIAGCFFAELGYAKPDAAEVLNGLFVPQLKGSGATGLAISLLGAMVMPHNLFLHSALVLSRKIPRSVCGIKEACRFYMIESGFALMVAFLINVSVISVSGAVCNSADLNAEDQMNCTDLDLNKASFLLRNVLGSWSSKLFAVALLASGQSSTITGTYAGQYVMQMILSFELPFALIPLLKFTSSKTKMGAYANSTAISAITWIIGSLLMAINVYYLISGFIKLLLHSHFKVLAVVFLGILGFSGMGLYLAGIAYLVFRKNKEATHLLALTTPESRQLANEQQGNASMYCLAREDIVSMQLPQRRSTEDFD; from the exons ATGGCTGCAACGAGTTCGAATTCTGAGCGGCCACAGTTCATTGCAAGCACTGGAAACCGAAGCTTCTCAAATGCGCCGCTGATTGAGAACACAGATACAGATCAAATTGTTGTTCCTGAT AAGACAAGCTGGAAAAACCTATTTGCCTATATGGGTCCGGGGTTTCTTGTTTCAATTGCGTATATAGATCCTGGAAATT TTGAGACGGACTTGCAGTCAGGGGCACAATACAAGTATGGG CTACTTTGGATAATATTGGTTGCTTCATGTGCTGCTCTCATCATTCAGTCCCTTGCAGCCAATCTCGGGGTAGTCACAG GAAAGCATTTGGCAGAGCACTGTCGAGCTGAATATCCTAGAGTAACAAACTTCATCCTTTGGGTTCTTGCTGAGATTTCTATAGTTGCATGTGACATTCCTGAAG TGATTGGAACTGCCTTTGCATTGAACATGCTCTTCAACATACCCATATGGATTGGCGTTCTTCTGACAGGACTTAGTACATTGCTTCTTCTTGCATTACAACAGTATGGG GTTAGGAAACTTGAATTCTTGATTGCATTCCTTGTACTCACAATTGCTGGATGCTTCTTTGCTGAGCTTGGCTACGCAAAACCTGATGCCGCTGAAGTTTTGAACGGGCTTTTTGTTCCTCAACTCAAAGGAAGTGGCGCTACTGGTCTTGCAATTTCACTTCTTGGTGCTATGGTTATGCC GCACAATCTCTTCCTCCACTCTGCGTTGGTGCTCTCTAGGAAAATACCACGATCTGTCTGTGGCATCAAA GAAGCATGCAGATTTTATATGATAGAAAGTGGCTTTGCTCTCATGGTGGCCTTCCTAATAAATGTGTCCGTTATTTCTGTAAGTGGTGCAGTTTGCAATTCCGCAGATTTGAATGCAGAAGATCAGATGAACTGCACGGACTTGGATTTGAATAAAGCTTCCTTTTTACTAAGA AATGTTTTAGGTAGTTGGAGTTCCAAACTTTTTGCTGTAGCATTGCTGGCATCAGGTCAAAGTTCTACTATAACAGGAACATATGCAGGGCAATATGTTATGCAG ATGATTCTATCGTTTGAGCTGCCTTTTGCTCTTATTCCGCTTCTCAAGTTCACCAGCAGCAAGACCAAGATGGGAGCATATGCCAACTCTACTGCG ATTTCTGCTATCACTTGGATCATTGGTTCTCTGCTCATGGCCATAAATGTATACTATTTGATTAGTGGATTTATCAAGTTGCTTCTTCATAGCCACTTCAAAGTTCTGGCCGTCGTCTTTCTTGGAATTTTAGGATTCTCAGGTATGGGATTGTATTTGGCTGGAATTGCATATCTGGTTTTCCGTAAAAATAAAGAGGCAACGCATCTTTTGGCTTTAACAACACCTGAAAGCAGACAACTGGCAAATGAGCAGCAGGGTAATGCATCGATGTACTGTCTGGCAAGAGAAGACATCGTGAGCATGCAGCTCCCTCAAAGGAGGTCTACCGAAGATTTCGACTGA